The sequence TGATACATTTTTAGAACAATTAAAAATTAGAACTATACCAGGCATTGGTAAAAAAACTGAAGAAAGATTTTTAGAAATGAATTTAGAAACAATTCAAGATTTAAAAAAAATAGATATTTTTACATTAAACAAAGAGTTTGGAAGAAAGACTGGAGGATATATCTATAATGCAGTTAGAGGAATAGATAATGAACCAGTAAAAAAACGTGAAGCACGAATACAATATAGTAAAATTACAACATTAAAGCAAGATTCAAAAGATTATCAATTCTTATCTGAAAACATCATAGAACTTTGTAAGGAAGTGCATAGTGTAGTTAAAAAAAATAATCAAATGTTCAAATCAGTTGGCATACATTTCGTACAATCAGATCTATCAAACAAATCAAAATCACGAATGCTCAGAAGCCCCACCACTAGTATTGAAGAATTGGAAAAAACAGCTGATCAATTATTAAAAGAAGCATTAGAAAATCAAACCATTACAATTAGAAGATTAGGAGTTAAAGTTTCAGAACTTTCAGAAATTCAAGGACAAAGCGACATTACTTCTTATTTTTAGAAATATCAATTATTTTTCTGATTTTTTAAGACGTCTGGATTCAATGATAATTACTACTAAAATAAACGCAAATAGCCAAGGCAAGAACATTATCTCGCCTGCAATTTTATGATATTCCTCCCAAGCAACAGGATCAGTTGTGACTTTAAGAGCATACCAAGATAATGAAAAAATTCGGATTAAATTGACAACAATAGTTCCAATAATTCCTAAAACAAAGTAAATTGCCTTTCTAGTTCTAGGGATGTTTAATTTTAACATGAATGCCCCAATTACTAAAGAAAAAATGATAATACTATGAACACCGGCTGATGGCCAAAATACTTGAAGAGCCATCGAACCATGATCACCACGTAAGAACATTACATTGTCTTTAGCAACAGCAGTTCCAAGATCAAGTACAGTAAT comes from Nitrosopumilus oxyclinae and encodes:
- the dinB gene encoding DNA polymerase IV, which produces METRVVFHIDFDYFYAQCEETRSPELKSKPVCVCVYSDRGGDSGAIATANYTARKYGVKSGIPIAFAKKRLDERKDAVFLPVDFEFYTEISEKAMEIMKDYADIFEYVGRDEAYLDVTDRVEGDFEKANHLAQQIKNSIRDKIKLSCSIGISPNKLISKIASDFQKPDGLTTVSPEKVDTFLEQLKIRTIPGIGKKTEERFLEMNLETIQDLKKIDIFTLNKEFGRKTGGYIYNAVRGIDNEPVKKREARIQYSKITTLKQDSKDYQFLSENIIELCKEVHSVVKKNNQMFKSVGIHFVQSDLSNKSKSRMLRSPTTSIEELEKTADQLLKEALENQTITIRRLGVKVSELSEIQGQSDITSYF